Genomic segment of Denticeps clupeoides chromosome 13, fDenClu1.1, whole genome shotgun sequence:
CCTCCTCTCCAACACCGTTACAAACTGGGAAAGATGTCGGGAATTCCTGCTAAATTTCAGCAAATGTCAATTTGTACAATCTGTTGTATCTGAAGTAATAAACTAATATAACAATAACAGCATGCTATAGTTAATGTTGATTAATATATAAActaaattataaaatataaaatataaaataaaatatgtataaacatGAACTATTTAGCTTTATGTGATGATTTCGAGAGATTACTTTTGTGCAGCGTAGTTTTATACTTATTGCCCCCCTCCCAACATCGAATGTGAGAAAACTAGACGCtgaataaaagcaaataaatgaaagcaaacacacacacacacacacacacaggttcccCAAACAGACAGAAGAACGAATCTGGGAGGGGATTAACCAAACGACGGCCGCACACGCGTTGTGGAGGACCCGCTCCTCCCATactcacccaaacacacacacacacacacacacacacacttacacccaaacacacacacacacagaatacaaaGAGTGTGTGTCTAGCCGTCAGTTCACAGCATCACACCCGCtatttctctctcgctctctctctctctctctctctctctctgtataatTGGGTGATGAGGGTGATGATGTAAGAACAGGAGACACCCACTCAGGTAAACCTGGGTTaggagagaaaaagtgagaaaatggTGCACCCGTCCTCACTCCCCACATACAGAATAAACGTTgacaaaaaactgaaataaatctgCAGGTTCTCCAAAAAGCCAATTTAATCGGACCATTCTGCGCAAATCCTatcagaataaaatacattaaaacgtAAAATAATCAAACGGGCCGGTAGTTCACGCGTCTCGATTTATTTTATtcgttttggatttttttttttatttattcccccccctGCGACTCCCCGCCTTGTTTTTTGAACCCATTAAACGCGCGCGCGCGACGCGCCTAATTAACCAGCGCGAGGTGCGCGGCCCCGACCGAGTCGGCGGGAACCTGTCAACTTTAGAGCCTCCCCGTCTTTCACCTTCACCCCCACCCACCGACAAAAGGACTTCGGGAGGAGGAAAAGTTATTAATGCGATTTCAATTCAAATGTAAATTCACGCGCGGGTGAAGAAgacaacagacacacaatatatatcaaatatatatatatatgcatattttatatcATAAATGTTAGcaaatacaaatgttttttttttcttaataaaagtatttttttttattataagatGTTTACTCGTCGGTAGTATTTCCCGCGGAACCGTCTCTCGCGCGCGCAACGAAAGTTCGGACGTCGCGAAAAGCGACACGCCGAGCGCCGGAAGCGGCGTGAACCGCGCGGACGCCGGCAGGTACTAACGCGTTATGACGCCTCGTAACGCGGGGAGGAAGGGGAAGGGATGGATGGCGGGAAagaaatatctatatataaaaaaaataacaaagagaaagacagaTTATGAACTGGAGGAGGTCGGGATATCTACCTCGTCGCGTGCGCTCCCCGCGTCCGCGCTCCCGCGtccccgcgcgcgcgcgcgcgctccctCTCCGCGCGCTAACGAACACGCGGACGCtttctgcacatttttgcacaattGCGTTCCCCTGTTTCCCTATAAATAGCACGCAGTGCGCCGCCggagatggttttttttttcctgaggtgggggggggggctgttttGAGGggtacgggggggggggcggctaACGGTTCGCGCGGACGCGAGAGGCGCGCGATTGGCCTCGGcgcgccgtgacgtcacggcgctCTGAATAAGGCTCGCCGGCGAGCTTTGAAGAGCATGCACAGTACCGGAGGCTGAGCGCGGAGAGATGCCACGCGAGCCCCGACGCCACTGACCCCCGTGGACGAGCTCGAGCGTGGATACGGAgcgcggggggcggggcggccCGAGCCTCGGAGGCTCCTAACTCCCTCTTTCTTTGGcggatttttttcttcttcttttattattattattggcgCGGAAGAGGATACAGATGTTCCCCCAGCTGAGGAACCTGCGATGATCCGATCACCCTGATTCTGGACCTTTACAGAGAACCGCGCGCGGCCGGGAGACCCccactttctctccctctctctctctctctctccctctctcgctctctctcgctccccccATCTTCGCGACGGGCTTGAATGAGCAGATACCCACGGTGCGCAGACAACGCTCGAGTCGTGGGGGCGCCGCCAAAGACCATGGTGCACTGCGCGGGCTGCGAGAGGCCCATCCTGGACCGGTTCCTGCTCAACGTGCTGGACCGCGCCTGGCACGTCAAGTGCGTGCAGTGCTGCGAGTGTAAATGCAACCTGACGGAGAAGTGCTTCTCGCGGGAGGGGAAGCTGTACTGCAAGAACGACTTCTTCAGGTGAGGACGCCGATAATTAAACGCTCCTTCATTTCGATTGTCATGCTAAAGCGCGCCGAACGGAGGAAATGgcaccccgacacacacacacccaacacacgcacgcacgccggCCCGGTGTGTCCGAGCGCGAGTGGGGAGACGTGATAAGTGGATTTGAATAATAAACCAATTTCGGGGAGGAAACACGCGGACGGTGCGAGcagcgacacacacacttcacacacacacacacacacacctcaagaAAAGCTTCATAGGCGGGCCTGGCGTTTGTTTATTGTAACCTCATGCGTATTACACAGGCCATATAACTGTAATCACGTGACCTCCCACAATCCTAAAAAAAATCACGTAGGTACCAATTATAAAATCAtataaaccaaataaaaatcATTCTAAATTCTTCATTGTAAAAGGTtggttctgttttatttaatgaagaCACGGAATTCGGTTGTTTCTCTCATTGCGCCCACGCAGCAGGAACGGTTATAAATCCCGACTTTTATCAGGATTCGTATTAAAATCGGCCACGTCGTTTCTCCGCAGGCGCTTCGGCACCAAGTGCGCCGGCTGCTCCCAGGGCATCTCGCCCAGCGACCTGGTCCGCCGGGCGCGCAGCAAAGTGTTCCACCTCAACTGCTTCACCTGCATGATGTGCAACAAGCAGCTGTCCACGGGCGAGGAGCTCTACATCATCGACGAGAACAAGTTCGTGTGCAAGGAGGACTACCTGAGCAGCGCGAACGGCAAGGACGCGAGCGTCTTCTCAGGTGAGAGCTCTCGCGAGAGGTCCCGGCCGCGAGATATCgagtcggtgtgtgtgtgtgtgtgtgatttttttttttttttacctgtagtGCCTCAAGTGAAACCgaaagacagattttttttttttaattattaaatcaaataaaatattcgCTCATTTTATCAACGTCAGGTGATAATTTTTTCACAGCTATTTTATAACGGCCAACACTCAAATCAAATCTCACTTTGGTATAAATATAAACCGAAGGCAGtgtatataaaattattatataataaaatatatattttttttgttattatcattattattcaattaagtgcgtttataaattatgaattggTAGGTGTGTTTGACGCCACGTTCCTTTAAAAAATCGTGTCTTGTTTTTATCCCGATGATCTGGAAATggaataatatttaataaatatcaATGCATGGATTTATTAGAAATTTCAGGCTGCGGCAACAGGAGGAGGTTCCTCTGAGCCCTCAGAGAAAAAcaattatcaatattttttatgcGTCGTGGTATTAACGTCCAGCTATTCAGATTTAACACGTACATAAAACACACGTAGTACTCTGCATTTGATGCGATTATTAAATTGTCAAGAATGCTCCTCATGTTCGATGATAATTGTCCGGTTGCAGTGACAGCCTGCAGCGACCCCAGCCTGTCCCCGGACTCGCAGGACCAGCTGCAGGACGACGTGAAGGACTCGGAGATCGCCAACCTGTCCGACAAGGAGACGGTGAACAACGAGAACGACGACCAGAACCTGGGGGGCAAGCGGCGGGGACCGCGGACCACCATCAAAGCCAAGCAGCTGGAGACGCTGAAAGCCGCGTTCGCGGCCACGCCCAAACCCACGAGGCACATCAGGGAGCAGCTGGCGCAGGAGACCGGCCTCAACATGCGGGTCATCCAGGTAATAATAATCAGAAAATAATACtggaatgaaaaacaaatatacacacagcgATAGAACGTTATAttctattatattattgttatattattatatattatacatttttattgatacAGAGAAATAACTaacaacactgtgtgtgttccttatatattttttatttttaaaaaatacatcgGTAATAACctgtagaggaaaaaaaatcatatatgtaaaatagaataaaaaaacagggatGAAAGGTCGAGAAACGTTGCGTGGGGTGAAAAACCCGCCTTTATCCCATTCTCCCGTCTATATTCCAGTCCTTCCGAGCGCCAGAGACGCGGCGGGAAGGTCGAGACACGTTGCGTGGGGTGAAAAACCCGTCTATATTCCCGTGTCCCGTCCTCCCGAGCGCCAGAGACGCGGCGTGGGGTGGTAAACCCGTCTATATTCCCGTGTCCCGTCCTCCCGAGCGCCAGAGACGCGGCGTGGGGTGGTAAACCCGTCTATATTCCCGTGTCCCGTCCTACCGAGCTCCGGAGACTGTGCGTGGGGTGGTAAACCCGTCTATATTCCCGTGTCCCGTCCTCCCGAGCGCCAGAGTCGCGGCGTGGGGTGGAAAACCCGCCTATATTTCCGTGTCCCGTCCTCCCGAGCGCCGGAGACTGTGCGTGGGGTGGTAAACCCGCCTATATTCCCGTGTCCCGTCCTACCGAGCGCCGGAGACGGTGCGTGGGGTGGTAAACCCGCCTACATTCCCGTGTCCCGTCCTACCGAGCGCCGGAGACGGTGCGTGGGGTTGAAAACCCGCCTATATTCCCCTTGTCCCGGTGCGTGGGGTGCGACGGTGCGTGGGGTGGAAAACCCGCCTACATTCCCGTGTCCCGTCCTACCGAGCGCCGGAGACGCGGCCGCTGACGTGGACGCGCTTGGCCGCGGCCGCGCCGACCGCTGCCAGCTGGCGGGGGTCTTGGCACCGAGGCGCCATCACGTTTTGCGACCACATTTAAGCCACGCTGTGACCGACCCAGGTCAAGTGGAAACAGAAATCTGTCTTGTCCACTCCCCGTTGTTCCCAACGCGTCACCAGCGCGTTATTATTCGTATTTTTTATTACTCTTATTATTGGAGATACACcgctttaaagaaaaataaagccaGAACACAAACTAAGCGAATTCGTTTCATGACAGATGATTATGATTAATTGGAATAATTGCTGATGATCTGGAGTTATTAGCTGGAGATTGGCGGTCCAGTTCGTTAAAGTTCGGTTAGATCCGCGGCGCGCACTGCTCGCCGTCGTTTTTCcgtttaatagaaaaaaataataataataataacgaaaAATTTACAGGTTATTAATCTTATTCCAGTATCCGGTGAGAAAATcccatcatcgtcatcatcaatATTTAACGAGCGATTGTAAAACTTTGTTTTggacacataaaataaaatatgattttttttgtcaggtctggttccagaaccggcgGTCCAAAGAACGGCGGATGAAGCAGCTGAGCGCGCTGGGCGCGCGGAGACACGCCTTCTTCCGGAGCCCGCGGAGGATGAGGACCCTCGTGGACCGCCTCGAACCCGGGGAGCTCATTCCGAACGGCCCGTTCTCGTACTACGGAGGTGAGGAGCCCCGTTATTTTATCCGCATGAATAgggggaagggggaaaaaattctATACATATGGAATATGTTATTCTAGTTCATTTGCATTAACATGCAGACCATTTATTTAATTGGGGTCAATAGGTCAGAGGGGCTTCCATCTTAAAAATCGAAAATGTTTCATAACCAAGAGTATTTATTTCCACCTTAATtcaaaaatcataaaataaaaaatacttttatctaataaaaaattatgcttgtacattttttatgaaaaaagatattatttaaagatattatgttttttatgcttaatgttaacattttttaacaatgaaacaatatatttatatataaatatgtatatatatatgtatgtatggatgtatgtgtatttatatatatatatatgtatatatatattttttttgcatttgctgtCCCTCCATCCCCTGAAAACCATGAATTATGAAATtagtcctgaaaaaaaaacagcttagTTCTCCCACCCAGCAGTGATTGTGATTTCCGTGTCACCGAAGCCCTTCTTCTCACCCAGACCGTGGTTTTCTTGTCGATCCGCAGATTACCAGAGCGAGTACTACGGTCCCGGCGGGAACTACGACTTCTTCCCCCAAGGACCCCCATCCTCACAGGCCCAGACCCCAGTGGACCTTCCCTTCGTGCCGTCCTCCGGACCCACGGGCACCCCCCTCGGGGGCATGGACCATCCAATCCCGGGCCACCACCCGTCCAGTGAAGTACAGCGCTTTTCAGACATCATGTCCCACCACCCGGGGGACTCGCCCAGCCCGGAGCCCGGGATCCCAGGGCCCCTGCACAGCATGTCGTCCGACGTGTTCGGCCCCAGCCCGTCCTTTACCTCTCTGTCACTCAACGGAAGTGGATACAGCAACCACCTGTCACACCCCCCCTCAGAAATGAACGAAGGCACCGTTTGGTAGCTCCCAAAAACTGGACGGCTGGGCAGAGGGCACCTCACTGGAAATGTTCTGAAGGGGAGGGCATGACGGCAACCTCTTCTCCTtcgttctttgttttttttttttttgttgtttttttctttatgggTTCCACCTCGGTGAGGACACGTTACCCGATCATAAAGATTTATCTCAAAGTCGTTCCCTGCGTTCCGTTCGCTTACTTTTGCAACCGAAGCAAGGACTCCACCTCTCAATGGACTGATTGTGACTGTTGACCTGGGCATGTTCTGTCTGTTGCtgttaagaaaaagaaaagaaaaaaaaaaaaaaaaaaaaaaaacctgacacaAGGCTTAGCACAGCAACGCCCTCCTCAGAAAACactttacaggaaaaaaaaaaaacgaaaggaaagacaaaaaaaaaaaaaaacatcaccttTAGCTTctgtcacaaacacaacagctTTACCTTGAAACGCCTAAGATGGTTGGTCTAGTGCTTATCTGCAATGTAGACTCCAGGAAGGAGGAGACTCGTGTATTTATCTGAATATTCCTCAGACCTCTATGCCTTCAAAGGCTCTGCCATActgacacttaaacaacacttttatctctctttttttttttttttgtcgcttAATATGTTTCTGGACATTTGTTCGAGAATTTCACCAAATCTGACTAAGTTGGCCTTCaaaaggcaaagaaaaaaaatgtgcggAGTGCGAACCCTTTATTTAATGGAAGAGAACTTGAAATGTTGTCTAATGAAGTCTACCTTCTAAAAGTATCTCGGCGAGGGTCTGCTGAAACGGACTTTAGAACAGTCAACTGTTTAcgtaatatatttaattcaggagttcaacaggaaaaaaaaagaataaagtatCAACCATGTTTTAGAACCTCTTGATCCAGATAAAAATGTTCCAAGCAACCAACCAAActtttgtattgattttatttatattgtatgaagaaagaaagaaagtaaaaaaaaataataataacacacacacacacacacacacacacacgtttgctGGGGTTGTGGTTCACTGTGCTAGTTTGTACAAGAtgttgtttacaaaaaaaaaataaaaaaataaaaataaaaaaaattcaagtaaGTAGACAGTTGCCAAATAAAACATAGCACAAATACTGTAAAAGTGCTTTGCACCATTATCTGCAGAACGTGTTGAGACAAAGTgtaagtgtttaaaaaaatgacgaGAAGTATTgacttcttaatttttttagtcTGCTacgagaaacaaaaaaaaaacgttcacaaaattattaatataacatACTTAGACCTacaagttttatttttgtgtctttaaAGGAGAATCCAAACTATTAAAATTGATGGTCGAATATGCGGCGAGCAGCTGCTACTTTCTTTAAATATGAATCCCTCATGGTAtgtcttttattgtcattataaaCCTAAGCTTATGTGACCTCCAGTGCATATTAGACCATTCACTGTATAAATACGACATGTTTAACAAATTTGtgagtttttaataaaattagaaAATATAACGTTTGGATTAGAAACGTCTTTAATGCAGATGTGCATGCATGGCGCACCCACATCAGCTCCGGGCTGCTCGGTCTCCCCAGCACGCGGATAGGAGATCTGGATCCAACACCTTTCGACAAAAATTCCCACAATACATGCAGAGGAGTGCGGCGGTGACGGCGGCAACCCAgacgagaaacacacacacatacacacacacacacaccttctgaaCATGAAGCTCAAACCGTGCCTCCTCACTGCCTCAGATGACGAGACCTTTCGCTCGTTTCCATTCATTCTCCACGTTGGCAAAGAACATTTTGCtgggtttcatttattttatttttattccttttcttttttttttgccacaggaCAACATGAGAAGTGAGAAGTGAGGTCAGTTCTGTCCGTCAACACAGCTGAACGTTCTCCTCTTTGCGGCCACTCATATGAAGACCGAAGGTACGGTGGACAGAAATGAAACTTGTTAACCACACTgaacaagagagagaggaaatttttatatatattattttatatatatatatatatatatatatacattagtATTATTAGTTATGGAGGAGCATGGTATAAAATAACACGGCTGAGAGTTGAAGGTTTGAGAAATGGGGGTGTCAAACGGAACCTTTACCCGGGGAGAAGCCTTTATCTCCCGGCGCTGCAGAACCAGAGTCCCTCTGCTGCCGCCTACCCATAATCCACCATGAATTAATCATGGCCCTGCGAGTTAAACAGGCCGGCAGTGGCCCTCCGGGGCCCGGGGGCTAAAGCCACAGCGCTGACCCGGTGCACCGCGAACCTCCGGCAGGGCGCAGctctttaaattcaaatttccTATTGATTGGACATCGAGTATTGGCTAAAACTGACCTTGTAAAGGCGTTAAATATAAATGCGCCTTAAGAGTACTGAATGTTTTTAAAGAGCGAGCGACAAATCACGGCCGGGGCCGGTTCAACCGGCTCAACCGGTCACCTTCACATCTGACACCATCATCGCTTGTTTAACGGTCGCCAATGTCATCTGAGGAAAAACAAGGATGCGTTCTCTCTCTTCATTCAAAGGCTGGTgagaacggtgtgtgtgtgtgagtttcctGATGGTGAACGTGTTCACTGATGGTCCTAGAACCTAAGGTATTGGGGGATatgatgtaaaataaatacattttagaaatATGTCCATAACACTCGTGTACAGTAAACCAAAGgggatatatatacatatgtgtgtgtgtgtgtgtgtgtgtgtacaggagtACAGTACATGTGCCTACAGTGAACAATATTACAGTGAACTCATCTGAACAAACATAAAACCAGGATTGGGCCCCGACTGAGCAATTTGCTTTCCGAATTGGCCCCTGTTTCATCGCCGTCACGTCACGGAGGCGTTCCTCTGCTGAGGCGGGGCCTCGTGGGACAAGAGTCCCAGGGTACAGTATGCAGGGCCGCTGCTGTCACTTCATCAACCTGTTGTCATCACGAGAAACGTAATGAGAGAGTTTGAGAGTGGCGGCGACGGCGGCGGAGAAGGAGACGGTCACGTGCGCTGCTCTGACTTTCAAAAGCTATTGCCTTAGGCATGACAATAACATATTTCCCACAAAGAGGCCTAGTTATGTCTGCAAATAGCAAACTATCAATTCACGCGCCGTTACGGGGGGAAGCTGGGCTGGAGCGCATGCAGTGACATTTAAGGAAATGTTTCTCATCGCCTCTAAAATGGAATTCACCAGTTTGCATGTTCTCGCTGTTGAGCTTAAGTGTCTCTGTTTACTTACAGGGTCCGAATAGGTGAATGTAGAGTCCAAGGTATTAATGccatgtagttactgcattatTAACATGTCATTATGGAATAATAGAGGAGGGGCCACAACGTTCAAGCGCCTTCAAACCATAACAAGTCTTATGGTGAAGATGGAATGTAATTACTTTATAACTTTACCCGCTTATCATGAATCTCCAGCCACACCGCACTACCACAAAATCTCCCTcccatttatatttatgccatttatcagaagcccttatccggtgcaacttacaatcagtagttacagggacagtccccctgaaacaaacaaaaaaatcccaaaacCAAGTATCTTACACGGATACATATCAGAAATCTGAAGTTATTTTCCTATTGAAACCTATTTAAAAATTCGGTTGCAAGGTTTCgtggtccttttttttgtttgtttagggACAGTATGCTTCAGCAGTGCCAATAGGTGATCATGCATCTTGGACAGATTGTTAATTTATCATCTGTTCTGTATTTGTCTTTTCGATACATTGCCAGGATAAAGTTATGAACTGTAGGTCACTGTGACTGAATTTAGTGGCCCCAACAAAACCTTTCAAAACGCTTCAGGATTAAGTGGCTCATCGTTAATGCATGTAATATGAGACATGGGGGACAAAGATGAAAAGATGAGTGTACAGTGCGCATCATTTTGTCAATATGATTATAATTAGATGCCAAGTCTCTCTGCTACTAAGGTACCAGGATGaagcagctccatctagtggttcTTCCTTGCATCACAAATGAAGGCACAGGAGAATAAATGCATCGATCCCAAGTCTACATATAAGGTTGGGGTCATGGAAATATGTCAGGAAAATATTCTTATCAGCAAAAGTGTGAGATCGACTGCATTTGCATCACACAAATTTGCTTTCTGAACATAAAATACACACTATTTTAATCATGTCTCTTCGCAGCATAAATGTATGAatcaataatatttatttataatacatgTATACGTAGTTTGTAATAATATGTTCAGAGCTAAATATCCAACCGGTTTGTATTTATGGAGGGGTTCATAAGCCCCGGTGAAAATGCTTCTGTTTCGCATTCATTTTCTAATTTTAAAGAATAATTTCTAATTTTGTACAGGAAAGCTTGTGTTAAATCTCATAATCCCGGTTATCCCAGCACAGTTTGAAAGCGTTCCAAATAATACTTATGTGACGTTTTTGAAAGTTAAAATGTCGAGTCACACAGACCAGTTT
This window contains:
- the lhx1a gene encoding LIM/homeobox protein Lhx1, with the protein product MSRYPRCADNARVVGAPPKTMVHCAGCERPILDRFLLNVLDRAWHVKCVQCCECKCNLTEKCFSREGKLYCKNDFFRRFGTKCAGCSQGISPSDLVRRARSKVFHLNCFTCMMCNKQLSTGEELYIIDENKFVCKEDYLSSANGKDASVFSVTACSDPSLSPDSQDQLQDDVKDSEIANLSDKETVNNENDDQNLGGKRRGPRTTIKAKQLETLKAAFAATPKPTRHIREQLAQETGLNMRVIQVWFQNRRSKERRMKQLSALGARRHAFFRSPRRMRTLVDRLEPGELIPNGPFSYYGDYQSEYYGPGGNYDFFPQGPPSSQAQTPVDLPFVPSSGPTGTPLGGMDHPIPGHHPSSEVQRFSDIMSHHPGDSPSPEPGIPGPLHSMSSDVFGPSPSFTSLSLNGSGYSNHLSHPPSEMNEGTVW